In the Caenorhabditis elegans chromosome X genome, one interval contains:
- the his-71 gene encoding Histone H3.3 type 1 (Confirmed by transcript evidence) produces MARTKQTARKSTGGKAPRKQLATKAARKSAPTTGGVKKPHRYRPGTVALREIRRYQKSTELLIRKLPFQRLVREIAQDFKTDLRFQSAAIGALQEASEAYLVGLFEDTNLCAIHAKRVTIMPKDIQLARRIRGERA; encoded by the exons ATGGCTCGTACCAAGCAAACCGCGCGTAAATCAACTGGAGGAAAAGCTCCTCGCAAGCAGCTGGCCACTAAG GCGGCTCGCAAGTCAGCTCCAACTACCGGAGGTGTCAAGAAACCACATCGTTATCGTCCAGGAACCGTCGCTCTTCGTGAGATTCGTCGTTACCAAAAGTCCACCGAGCTTCTCATCCGCAAGCTTCCATTCCAACGTCTTGTTCGTGAAATCG CTCAAGATTTCAAGACCGATCTCCGTTTCCAATCCGCCGCCATCGGAGCTCTGCAAGAGGCTTCTGAGGCCTACCTCGTTGGGCTCTTCGAAGACACCAACTTGTGCGCAATCCACGCCAAACGTGTCACCATCATGCCAAAGGACATCCAGCTTGCTCGACGCATCCGTGGAGAACGTGCATAA